The proteins below are encoded in one region of Mesoplasma melaleucae:
- a CDS encoding valine--tRNA ligase, with protein MKKELDAKYNYQIVEENRYDWWIENNYFKANPDSKKLKFSIVLPPPNVTGKLHIGHAWDGSLQDAIIRFKKLNGFDVLYLPGMDHAGISTQVKVEAKLREQGINRFDLGREKFLEQAWKWKHEYAAIIRQQWAKLGLAFDYSLEKFSLDDDINKIVTEIFVDFYNKGLIYKGKRIVNWDPMQKTAISNIEVIYKEVEGFMYHFKYMLEGSNEFLSVATTRPETMFADQCLVVNPKDERYLSFIGKNVINPVNNQLIPIIADDYVELDFGTGVMKCTPAHDLNDFEIGVHHNLAKPICMNEDGTINEMGGSEYQGLDRFEARIKIIENLTKANTFIKAEPMIHQVGFSERSNAIVEPYLSDQWFVKMDSFADMILKLQKSDESIKFFPERFDQVLKKWMENIHDWTISRQLWWGHRIPAWYHKDDKTKIYVGMIAPSDAENWIQDEDVLDTWFSSGLWPFATLMRGEGFKSKYFKEYLPNGVLVTGHDIIFSWVSRMIFQTIEYTGQIPFKDVLIHGLVRDEYGTKMSKSLGNGIDPMDVIANNGSDSLRFSLLTNSTPGQDIRYSDNKVKSAWNFINKLWNASRYVLMNLEEDFKPWNQSEILGSKQLNETDKWILTEFSKVSKQVNYLIDKYEFAIAGKMLYDFVWNTYCSWYIEFAKVNLNNPATKEATQQVIVYLLKNILIMLHPYLPFVTEHIYKTLDMKASILEESWFDQEFNFETDYINVVIELINSIREFRAVNNIKNTVVLNWNATNGNLTVLSKYLNEINIFLNEFVNANLTVDKQVETETTSLPVLDFFIEISNDDFIDKDKMLAELISKKKELENEILRSEKMLNNQNFISKAAPAKIAEENEKYNLYKQQLELVVDKLNKM; from the coding sequence ATGAAAAAAGAATTAGATGCTAAATATAATTATCAAATCGTTGAAGAAAATAGATATGATTGATGAATTGAAAATAATTATTTTAAAGCAAATCCAGATTCTAAAAAACTAAAATTTTCAATTGTTTTACCTCCACCAAACGTAACAGGAAAATTACACATTGGTCATGCATGAGATGGAAGTTTGCAAGATGCTATTATTAGATTTAAAAAGCTAAATGGCTTTGATGTTTTATACTTACCTGGAATGGATCACGCTGGAATCAGTACACAAGTTAAAGTAGAAGCTAAGTTAAGAGAACAAGGTATTAATCGTTTTGATTTAGGAAGAGAAAAATTCTTAGAGCAAGCTTGAAAATGAAAACATGAATATGCTGCAATCATTAGACAACAATGAGCTAAATTAGGTTTAGCATTTGATTATAGTCTTGAAAAATTCAGTTTAGATGATGATATTAATAAAATTGTGACAGAAATCTTTGTTGACTTTTATAACAAAGGATTAATTTACAAAGGGAAACGTATTGTTAACTGAGATCCAATGCAAAAAACTGCAATTTCAAATATTGAAGTAATTTATAAAGAAGTTGAAGGATTTATGTATCATTTTAAATACATGCTTGAAGGAAGCAATGAATTTTTAAGTGTTGCAACAACAAGACCTGAAACTATGTTTGCAGATCAATGTTTAGTAGTTAATCCTAAAGATGAAAGATATCTTTCATTTATTGGTAAAAATGTAATTAATCCAGTTAATAACCAGCTTATTCCAATTATTGCTGATGATTATGTTGAATTAGACTTTGGAACTGGGGTTATGAAGTGTACTCCTGCACATGATTTAAATGATTTTGAAATTGGTGTTCATCATAATTTAGCTAAACCTATTTGTATGAATGAAGATGGAACTATTAATGAAATGGGTGGAAGTGAATATCAAGGACTTGATCGTTTTGAAGCAAGAATTAAAATAATTGAAAACCTTACAAAAGCTAATACATTCATCAAAGCAGAACCAATGATTCATCAAGTTGGATTTAGTGAAAGAAGTAATGCAATTGTTGAACCATATTTAAGTGATCAATGATTTGTTAAAATGGATAGTTTTGCTGACATGATTTTAAAACTGCAAAAAAGTGATGAAAGCATTAAATTCTTCCCTGAACGTTTTGATCAAGTATTAAAAAAATGAATGGAGAACATTCATGATTGAACTATTTCAAGACAATTGTGATGAGGACATAGAATTCCAGCTTGATACCACAAAGATGATAAAACTAAAATTTATGTTGGAATGATAGCACCAAGTGATGCTGAAAACTGAATTCAAGATGAAGATGTTTTAGATACATGATTTTCATCAGGTTTATGACCGTTTGCTACTTTAATGCGTGGAGAAGGATTTAAATCTAAATATTTCAAAGAATATTTACCTAATGGTGTTTTAGTAACAGGACATGACATTATCTTTTCATGAGTTTCAAGAATGATTTTCCAAACAATTGAATATACAGGTCAAATTCCATTTAAAGATGTTTTAATTCATGGTTTAGTAAGAGATGAGTATGGAACTAAAATGAGTAAATCATTAGGTAATGGAATTGATCCAATGGATGTTATTGCAAACAATGGATCAGATTCATTAAGATTTTCATTACTAACTAATTCAACCCCAGGTCAAGATATCAGATATAGTGATAATAAAGTTAAATCAGCTTGAAATTTTATTAATAAATTATGAAATGCTTCAAGATACGTACTAATGAATTTAGAAGAAGATTTCAAACCTTGAAATCAATCAGAAATCTTAGGTTCGAAACAATTAAACGAAACTGATAAATGAATCCTAACTGAATTTAGTAAAGTTTCAAAACAAGTTAATTATTTAATTGATAAATATGAGTTTGCTATTGCAGGAAAAATGCTTTATGATTTTGTGTGAAACACATACTGTAGTTGATATATTGAGTTTGCAAAAGTTAACTTAAATAATCCTGCAACAAAAGAAGCTACTCAACAAGTAATTGTTTATTTATTAAAAAATATTTTAATTATGTTACATCCATATTTACCATTTGTAACCGAACACATCTATAAAACTTTAGATATGAAAGCTTCAATTTTAGAAGAATCATGATTTGATCAAGAATTTAACTTTGAAACTGATTATATTAACGTGGTTATTGAATTAATTAATTCAATTAGAGAGTTTAGAGCAGTAAATAACATTAAAAATACTGTTGTATTAAACTGAAATGCAACTAATGGAAATTTAACTGTACTAAGTAAATATTTAAATGAAATAAACATTTTCTTAAATGAGTTTGTTAATGCTAATTTAACAGTTGATAAACAAGTAGAAACTGAAACAACAAGTTTACCTGTATTAGATTTCTTTATCGAAATTTCAAACGATGATTTCATTGATAAAGATAAAATGTTAGCAGAATTAATTAGTAAGAAAAAAGAGCTTGAAAATGAAATTTTAAGATCTGAAAAGATGTTAAATAATCAAAATTTCATCTCTAAAGCTGCTCCAGCAAAAATTGCTGAAGAAAATGAAAAATATAATTTATATAAACAACAATTAGAATTAGTAGTTGATAAACTTAATAAAATGTAA